The Manis javanica isolate MJ-LG chromosome 6, MJ_LKY, whole genome shotgun sequence genome contains a region encoding:
- the LOC108387179 gene encoding LOW QUALITY PROTEIN: NXPE family member 2 (The sequence of the model RefSeq protein was modified relative to this genomic sequence to represent the inferred CDS: inserted 3 bases in 3 codons; deleted 1 base in 1 codon; substituted 4 bases at 4 genomic stop codons), translated as MFDQEFLLPESENREKQRQLGMKTPFPSDHTVKTRRVAALXKQLNDGTEKTNDCLQRKXYLVGDATPGPQVCYLQRVVETLKYFDCHGTGXLKTHVLLDAKRCILTQWKKHSHSFIAKNLFSVEDKTCTPWEIDWIAADRGTAIVVITLGQRFKPPPINAFVCRAIEVKRLXSPETKAALKTNASRETHPLDTGGLGGLRGCIQNLTLNGVVIGLNVGIIGSXDXAVAXGLNKAHPPNYVTGNQINRFLNYIY; from the exons ATGTTCGATCAG GAATTTTTATTGCCAGAGAGTGAGAACAGAGAGAAGCAACGTCAGCTTGGAATGAAGACCCCCTTTCCCAGTGATCATACTGTGAAAACAAGGCGGGTCGCAGCACTTTGAAAACAGTTAAATGATGGGACAGAAAAGACAAATGATTGCTTGCAGAGAA CTTACCTCGTGGGCGATGCCACACCAGGTCCGCAGGTTTGCTACTTACAGAGAGTGGTGGAAA ccttaaaatattttgattgtcATGGAACTG GCCTTAAAACACATGTGCTTCTGGATGCCAAAAGATGTATCTTGACTCAGTGGAAAAAGCATAGTCATTCATTTATTGCCAAAAATCTGTTCTCAGTGGAAGATAAAACCTGTACCCCATGGGAAATTGACTGGATAGCAGCAGACAGAGGTACAGCCATTGTCGTCATTACCCTCGGCCAGCGCTTCAAACCGCCCCCCATCAATGCTTTCGTCTGTAGGGCCATCGAGGTCAAAAGGCTGTGAAGCCCAGAGACTAAGGCGGCCCTGAAAACCAATGCCTCCAGGGAGACGCATCCG CTCGATACAGGGGGGCTTGGCGGCCTTCGCGGCTGTATTCAGAATCTCACCCTGAACGGTGTTGTTATTGGTCTCAACGTGGGTATTATCGGTTCCTAGG GGGCTGTTGCATAAGGCCTGAATAAGGCCCATCCACCTAACTATGTGACTGGAAATCAGATTAATAGGTTCTTAAACTATATTTACTGA
- the REXO2 gene encoding oligoribonuclease, mitochondrial isoform X1: protein MRGGCLGARLLRGVGGGRARLGARGVRAGGTAMAAADSMTQRMVWVDLEMTGLDIEKDQIIEMACLITDSDLNILAEGPNLIIKQPDELLDSMSDWCKEHHGKSGLTKAVKESTVTLQQAEYEFLSFVRQQTPPGLCPLAGNSVHADKKFLDKYMPQFMKHLHYRIIDVSTVKELCRRWYPEEYEFVPKKAASHRALDDISESIRELQFYRNNIFKRKTDEKKRKIIENGENEKTVS from the exons ATGCGCGGCGGCTGCCTGGGCGCCAGGCTGTTGCGCGGCGTGGGCGGCGGGCGCGCGCGGCTCGGGGCGCGGGGTGTCCGCGCGGGTGGCACAGCCATGGCGGCCGCGGATAGCATGACCCAGCGGATGGTCTGGGTGGACCTGGAG ATGACAGGATTAGACATCGAGAAGGACCAGATTATTGAGATGGCCTGCCTGATAACTGACTCTGATCTCAACATTTTGGCCGAA GGCCCTAACCTGATCATAAAGCAGCCAGACGAGTTGCTGGACAGCATGTCAGACTGGTGTAAGGAGCACCATGGCAAG TCCGGTCTGACCAAAGCAGTGAAGGAGAGCACAGTGACATTGCAGCAGGCAGAGTATGAGTTTCTCTCCTTTGTGCGACAGCAGACTCCCCCGGGGCTCTGTCCACTTGCAG GAAATTCAGTTCATGCAGATAAGAAGTTTCTTGACAAATACATGCCCCAGTTCATGAAACATCTTCATTATAGAATAATTGACGTGAGCACTGTAAAAGAACTGTGCAG ACGCTGGTATCCAGAAGAGTATGAATTCGTCCCAAAGAAGGCTGCTTCGCACAG GGCACTTGACGACATTAGCGAGAGCATCAGAGAGCTTCAGTTTTACCGGAATAACATCTTCAAGaggaaaacagatgaaaagaagaggaaaattatagaaaatggGGAAAACGAGAAGACTGTGAGTTGA
- the REXO2 gene encoding oligoribonuclease, mitochondrial isoform X2, whose protein sequence is MRGGCLGARLLRGVGGGRARLGARGVRAGGTAMAAADSMTQRMVWVDLEMTGLDIEKDQIIEMACLITDSDLNILAEGPNLIIKQPDELLDSMSDWCKEHHGKSGLTKAVKESTVTLQQAEYEFLSFVRQQTPPGLCPLADAGIQKSMNSSQRRLLRTGHLTTLARASESFSFTGITSSRGKQMKRRGKL, encoded by the exons ATGCGCGGCGGCTGCCTGGGCGCCAGGCTGTTGCGCGGCGTGGGCGGCGGGCGCGCGCGGCTCGGGGCGCGGGGTGTCCGCGCGGGTGGCACAGCCATGGCGGCCGCGGATAGCATGACCCAGCGGATGGTCTGGGTGGACCTGGAG ATGACAGGATTAGACATCGAGAAGGACCAGATTATTGAGATGGCCTGCCTGATAACTGACTCTGATCTCAACATTTTGGCCGAA GGCCCTAACCTGATCATAAAGCAGCCAGACGAGTTGCTGGACAGCATGTCAGACTGGTGTAAGGAGCACCATGGCAAG TCCGGTCTGACCAAAGCAGTGAAGGAGAGCACAGTGACATTGCAGCAGGCAGAGTATGAGTTTCTCTCCTTTGTGCGACAGCAGACTCCCCCGGGGCTCTGTCCACTTGCAG ACGCTGGTATCCAGAAGAGTATGAATTCGTCCCAAAGAAGGCTGCTTCGCACAG GGCACTTGACGACATTAGCGAGAGCATCAGAGAGCTTCAGTTTTACCGGAATAACATCTTCAAGaggaaaacagatgaaaagaagaggaaaattatag